The Setaria italica strain Yugu1 chromosome IX, Setaria_italica_v2.0, whole genome shotgun sequence genome has a window encoding:
- the LOC101786450 gene encoding nifU-like protein 4, mitochondrial, producing VLGVQTGSNGNIQDDSEIVAMIKELLETRIRPAVQDDGGDIEYRGFDPETGIVKLKMQGACSGCPSSSVTLKSGIENMLMHYVPEVKGVEQEFDGDEEAELAGQME from the exons GTACTCGGAGTCCAAACCGGCAGCAACGGAAATATTCAG GATGATTCAGAAATAGTTGCCATGATAAAAGAATTGTTGGAGACTCGCATTCGGCCAGCTGTTCAAGATGATGGTGGTGACATTGAATACCGAGGGTTTGATCC AGAAACAGGGATAGTTAAGCTTAAAATGCAAGGTGCCTGCAGCGGGTGTCCAAGTTCATCCGTCACATTGAAGTCTGGGATAGAAAACATGCTTATGCACTATGTACCTGAG GTGAAAGGAGTAGAGCAAGAGTTTGATGGTGACGAGGAAGCTGAGCTGGCTGGACAGATGGAATGA
- the LOC101763271 gene encoding uncharacterized protein LOC101763271, with the protein MAGQQLVATEDGGGSNIHGGGDWGVELWRSCSSPAPSDVLDTSGACATMEQTAWLVSTACDIVARKERLGMVVSCPFLLYLVPSQEKATQVRSICKPLKPLGIHSVSLHSGASVEHQISGLKTCEPE; encoded by the exons ATGGCTGGACAGCAGCTA GTGGCgaccgaggacggcggcggcagcaacatccacggcggcggcgactggggCGTGGAGCTCTGGAGGTCCTGCTCCTCCCCGGCGCCGTCCGACGTGCTCGACACCAGCGGCGCGTGCGCCACGATGGAGCAGACAGCGTGGCTCGTCTCCACTGCCTGCGACATCGTCGCCAGGAAGGAGAGGCTTGGGATGGTCGTCTCCTGCCCCTTCCTGCTGTACCTCGTCCCGTCCCAGGAGAAGGCCACGCAG GTGCGATCGATATGCAAACCCCTGAAGCCTCTTGGGATTCATTCAGTGAGCTTGCATTCTGGCGCTTCGGTTGAACATCAGATCTCTGG ACTAAAAACTTGTGAGCCGGAGTAG
- the LOC101786842 gene encoding protein LONGIFOLIA 1, with protein sequence MPARMAKGFSQEVTEFDRQMGCMAGMFQIFDRRRLLTGRRRGGSPGTGNELPPGHDLPSSSTYALVHNSANPNTTPENSFSKSMAENTILSMESSRVSSSSSSCSSLSSLDGSKPVQQELPYINKDPAVGRTVRSSRSLKSCNKEVKSKRRNTDFRDVVKDSINREPGVLAIKTTTMAQRNGLHKDSPRPLLISKSTDGTYVIAIDRSSELPAYTDESRRQPRFSCDDRQLLQQVEAQDSQMPSSKLRELPRLSLDSRKESVKPSSHLKNFGCAKTDDSLYDNVKSQESPSHRRASGVIAKLMGLEETIDSSGPARSHRQAPDIQNGNPSDIPRSIHPDPSVSQLMAQPPILKTKPSTRIVPEAAPWKQQERGITRYYDEARPISVSTYDDIERRLRHLALSECNKDLRALRILGNLHTKHTPCQRDYSARLLPIQKATAEGNTTGKDLQSPVVINKTARRIMRSKASVAPLAAPKVHRKLQHEERPFTRKSDSSGRKKIHSHNKRDHSRAEEAVGSIISPPPSRSLSPRLVQKSDCGRIPLAVPLMSPAKTLNEVVSPRGRLRSKASQANSICRDDKMSIIPESRICLSKQVDMGIIDYPNPVNVNTACSQSNTTSTWNHEETPPILSSDKKNIHTLENIPSPISVLDATFCQDGLSPSLRSMSNSFQDVATHTLDECWNPVSLPDTPTLKKNIEGNHIIPENMKALIQKLELLQLLSDEAPSTNDNLLTVTANKDRHYIYEILSASGLLRSELSSKMIPCRFQRNTPLSFEVRSQFQLPSYTINPEVFLILEQAKPAAGKLHRKLIFDLANELIAQKIHGGGSVRQQVQMIICKKSSGWHLFKELCSEIEMLQPEASIIRFSEEEEEERKLAKNAVHEMGKWKSFDSELQGVVLDIERHIFKNLIDEVISSEAMRKV encoded by the exons ATGCCGGCCAGAATGGCGAAGGGCTTCTCCCAGGAGGTGACAGAGTTTGACCGGCAGATGGGGTGCATGGCAGGCATGTTCCAGATCttcgaccgccgccgccttctcacCGGTCGACGACGTGGCGGCAGCCCTGGAACCGGGAACGAACTGCCTCCAG GTCACGATCTTCCAAGTAGCAGCACGTATGCCCTGGTGCATAATTCAGCTAATCCAAACACCACTCCG GAGAATTCGTTCAGCAAAAGTATGGCTGAGAACACTATCCTCTCAATGGAATCATCAAGAGTATCTTCATCTTCGTCATCCTGCTCTTCATTATCATCCCTGGACGGCAGCAAACCAGTACAGCAGGAACTCCCTTACATCAACAAGGATCCTGCTGTAGGAAGGACAGTGAGGAGCTCACGAAGCTTAAAATCTTGCAATAAAGAGGTTAAATCCAAACGGAGAAATACTGATTTTAGAGATGTCGTAAAGGACTCCATCAACCGGGAACCTGGTGTCCTAGCCATCAAGACCACAACGATGGCGCAGAGAAATGGATTGCACAAAGACTCACCAAGGCCACTGTTGATATCCAAATCAACAGATGGAACCTACGTGATTGCGATCGATAGAAGCAGTGAGCTTCCAGCATACACTGATGAATCTAGAAGGCAACCACGTTTCTCCTGTGACGATCGACAGCTGCTGCAGCAGGTAGAAGCCCAAGATAGCCAGATGCCTTCATCAAAGCTCAGGGAGCTTCCTAGGTTGTCCTTGGACAGTAGGAAAGAGTCTGTCAAGCCAAGTTCGCATCTGAAAAACTTTGGTTGCGCAAAAACCGATGACAGTCTCTATGATAATGTGAAGAGCCAAGAATCCCCAAGCCATCGGCGGGCAAGTGGTGTCATTGCCAAACTCATGGGGTTGGAAGAGACTATAGATAGCTCTGGGCCTGCAAGATCACATAGACAAGCCCCTGACATTCAAAATGGTAACCCGTCAGACATCCCCAGGAGTATCCACCCTGATCCTAGTGTATCACAGCTGATGGCTCAACCTCCTATACTGAAAACCAAACCTTCCACAAGAATTGTCCCTGAAGCTGCACCTTGGAAGCAGCAGGAGAGGGGTATAACAAGATATTATGATGAAGCAAGGCCAATATCTGTATCCACCTATGATGACATAGAGAGAAGGCTCAGGCATCTCGCATTGTCTGAATGCAATAAGGACTTGAGGGCTCTCAGGATACTTGGCAATTTACACACAAAGCACACACCGTGTCAGAGAGATTACAGTGCCAGATTACTGCCCATTCAGAAGGCAACTGCTGAAGGAAACACTACTGGTAAAGACCTCCAGTCTCCAGTTGTGATCAATAAGACGGCAAGAAGAATCATGAGATCGAAAGCTTCAGTTGCTCCCCTTGCAGCCCCAAAAGTCCACCGAAAGTTGCAGCATGAAGAGCGTCCTTTCACCAGGAAAAGTGACAGCAGTGGCAGGAAGAAGATCCATTCTCACAACAAAAGAGATCATTCCAGGGCAGAGGAAGCTGTAGGCAGCATAATCTCACCACCGCCTTCTAGATCGTTGAGCCCAAGACTTGTGCAGAAGTCAGACTGTGGACGGATCCCTTTGGCAGTTCCACTGATGTCACCAGCCAAGACACTCAATGAAGTAGTGTCCCCAAGAGGCAGATTAAGGTCAAAAGCTTCACAAGCAAATAGCATCTGCCGCGATGATAAGATGTCAATAATTCCTGAAAGTAGAATTTGTTTATCCAAGCAGGTTGATATGGGCATTATCGATTATCCAAATCCTGTTAATGTCAACACAGCATGCAGCCAAAGTAATACAACTTCGACGTGGAATCATGAG GAAACACCTCCAATTCTATCTTCTGACAAGAAGAACATCCATACGCTGGAGAACATACCGAGTCCTATATCAGTCCTTGATGCCACGTTCTGTCAAGATGGACTGTCACCTTCTCTGAGAAGCATGTCAAATTCTTTCCAAG ATGTTGCGACACATACATTGGATGAGTGCTGGAATCCAGTAAGCCTCCCTGACACCCCAACATTGAAGAAAAATATTGAGGGTAACCACATAATACCAGAAAACATGAAAGCCCTCATCCAAAAGCTTGAACTCTTGCAATTGTTGAGTGATGAGGCTCCCAGCACAAATGACAATTTGTTGACGGTAACTGCCAATAAAGACCGCCATTACATTTATGAGATACTCTCAGCATCAGGCCTCCTACGCAGTGAACTAAGCTCCAAGATGATCCCCTGTCGGTTCCAGCGGAATACACCATTATCTTTCGAAGTGCGTAGTCAATTCCAGCTGCCAAGCTATACAATCAATCCTGAGGTTTTCCTTATCCTTGAACAAGCAAAACCAGCCGCAGGAAAGCTTCACCGCAAACTCATTTTCGATCTTGCAAATGAACTCATTGCTCAGAAAATACACGGTGGCGGTTCTGTGAGACAACAAGTGCAGATGATTATATGTAAAAAATCAAGCGGATGGCATCTTTTCAAGGAATTATGCTCAGAGATTGAAATGCTCCAACCTGAGGCCTCAATAATAAGATTCtctgaagaggaagaggaagagcgcAAGCTAGCAAAGAATGCAGTACATGAAATGGGAAAATGGAAGAGTTTCGACAGCGAGCTACAAGGGGTGGTTCTGGACATTGAAAGACACATCTTCAAGAATCTCATTGACGAGGTCATAAGTAGTGAAGCCATGAGAAAGGTGTAG
- the LOC101752694 gene encoding ras GTPase-activating protein-binding protein 1: MAGQAGNPANHHISPHVIGGAFVQQYYHILHEQPDQVHKFYQESSMLGRPESNGTMVYVTTLGNINEKIMSMDFRNCLTEIETADAQLSHEDGVLIVVTGSLTSDEGVCRRFTQSFFLAPQESGGYFVLNDVFRFISERKPAEINQVVTQENESSQNGRSASESCSALPEPTPADRSVISDHVTTENIVTERQISNPPVNGTAVENNVHAEPPVQVAKEDPKKAPVAAPPPPAPTPTDVTKKSYASIVKDMKEGPPTPQVAKTTPSVAKQKPAPKPVSKAVEGPEKSSAKPTQANETSDGIVAQNNSSRNEPGYSIFIKNLPFSANIEIVEEEFKRFGTIKPGGVQVRHNKDDRFVFGFVQYESQQSMQAAIEASPIHMEEKEVHIEAKRANSRGGRFQSGRGVYHGDNFRGRGGSYVDNANYRGSDNFNRRNEGEGYNRRNDGDFYNRRNDGEIYRRNDGEIYNRRNDGENYHRRNDGDNYNIRNERSDGDNYNRRNERSDGENFNRRNDGENFNRRNDGDNYNRRNDGGENFNRRNDGGENLNRRNNFRNHNEFSGRGRGPPPPGNGYHQNGNGLHPARPFQNGNGRFGRVNSGPKQSPVAV; this comes from the exons ATGGCAGGGCAAGCAGGAAACCCAGCAAACCATCATATAAGTCCCCACGTG ATAGGCGGCGCGTTTGTTCAGCAATATTATCACATTCTACATGAGCAACCAGATCAAGTGCACAAGTTTTACCAAGAATCAAGTATGCTTGGTCGACCAGAGTCCAATGGAACCATGGTGTATGTAACCACTCTTGGT aacatcaatgaaAAAATTATGTCTATGGACTTCAGGAATTGCTTAACAGAGATAGAGACGGCTGATGCGCAGTTATCTCACGAGGATGGTGTGCTCATTGTTGTTACTGGATCCTTGACTTCAGATGAAGGCGTTTGCCGTAGGTTTACCCAGTCATTCTTCCTAGCTCCACAAGAAAGTGGTGGCTATTTCGTTCTCAACGATGTGTTTAGGTTTATATCAGAAAGGAAACCGGCTGAAATTAATCAAGTTGTTACTCAAGAAAATGAAAGTAGTCAGAATGGTAGATCTGCATCTGAATCATGTTCAGCATTACCAGAACCTACTCCAGCTGACAGGAGTGTGATCTCGGACCATGTGACAACTGAGAATATTGTCACGGAGAGGCAAATTAGCAACCCCCCTGTTAATGGAACTGCTGTTGAAAATAATGTTCATGCCGAGCCACCTGTGCAAGTGGCCAAAGAGGATCCTAAAAAGGCCCCAGTcgctgctcctccccctcctgctccaACTCCGACAGATGTTACTAAGAAATCTTATGCATCCATT GTGAAGGACATGAAGGAGGGCCCACCGACTCCACAAGTTGCCAAAACAACTCCATCAGTTGCCAAACAAAAGCCAGCTCCTAAGCCAGTGTCCAAGGCTGTCGAAGGCCCGGAAAAATCATCTGCGAAACCTACCCAAGCTAATGAAACCAGTGATGGGATTGTTGCCCAAAACAACTCTTCTCGCAATG AGCCAGGCTATTcaattttcatcaaaaattTGCCTTTCAGTGCAAATATTGAAATTGTCGAGGAGGAGTTCAAGAGATTTGGCACTATAAAGCCAGGAGGCGTCCAAGTCCGGCACAACAAG GATGATCGTTTTGTCTTTGGCTTTGTCCAGTACGAGTCCCAGCAGTCTATGCAAGCAGCAATTGAG GCATCTCCGATTCATATGGAGGAGAAAGAAGTCCATATTGAGGCGAAAAGAGCCAATTCACGAG GTGGTCGTTTCCAATCTGGCAGGGGGGTGTACCATGGTGATAACTTCAGGGGACGTGGTGGCAGCTATGTGGACAATGCAAACTATAGAGGCAGCGACAACTTCAATCGCAGGAATGAAGGCGAGGGCTACAACCGCAGGAACGATGGAGACTTCTACAACCGCAGGAACGATGGAGAGATCTACCGCAGGAACGATGGAGAGATCTACAACCGCAGGAACGATGGAGAGAACTACCACCGCAGGAATGATGGCGATAACTACAACATCAGGAACGAGCGGAGTGATGGTGATAACTACAACCGCAGGAACGAGAGGAGTGATGGTGAGAACTTCAACCGCAGGAATGACGGTGAGAACTTCAACCGCAGGAATGATGGTGATAACTACAACAGAAGGAACGATGGTGGCGAGAACTTCAACCGCAGGAACGATGGTGGCGAGAACTTAAACCGCAGGAACAACTTCAGAAATCACAATGAGTTCTCTGGTCGTGGACGGGGGCCACCTCCACCAGGGAATGGTTACCACCAGAATGGGAATGGTCTCCACCCAGCTCGACCCTTCCAGAATGGGAACGGGAGGTTCGGCCGTGTCAACAGTGGCCCTAAGCAATCGCCAGTTGCTGTGTAG
- the LOC101753107 gene encoding ninja-family protein 6, with product MASRDFLGAFGGGGVRGGGEGARPQAEDAAAGGAAGGESDDVELSLGLSLGGRFGTEAKRQRLARSSSIASVCSVSSLDGDDADPSPAAPLPLLRTSSLPTETEEERWRRREMQSRRRLEARRKRVERRNSMGGAPPSAPPKPGGEATATAAANGVQLRRSVGSQGSNSVNTAEQGIGGSAVCQSTDSKSPSTSDNTNQNNMLPPTKATEKPQNGTSTEQPRLRTLGSLTTRTSSCSDIRKIMMEDMPMVSSKVEGPNARRIDGFLYRYKKGEDVRIVCVCHGSFLTPAEFVKHAGGGDVSNPLRHIVVNPSPFS from the exons ATGGCGTCCAGGGACTTCCTGGGCGcattcggcggcggcggcgtccgaggCGGGGGCGAGGGGGCGCGGCCACAGGcagaggacgcggcggcgggcggcgcggctggcGGCGAGTCGGACGACGTCGAGCTCAGCCTCGGGCTCTCCCTCGGCGGCCGCTTCGGCACCGAGGCCAAGCGCCAGCGCCTCGCGCggtcctcctccatcgcctccgTCTGCTCCGTCTCCTCCCTCGACGGGGACGACGCCGACCcgtccccggccgcgccgctcccGCTGCTGCGCACCAGCTCGCTGCCCACCGAGACCGAGGAGgagcgctggcgccgccgcgagATGCAGAGCAGGCGCCGCCTCGAGGCGCGGCGGAAGCGCGTCGAGCGCAGGAACTCCATGGGCGGCGCCCCGCCCTCGGCGCCGCCCAAGCCAGGCGGCGAGGCGACCGCGACCGCTGCCGCCAACGGCGTGCAACTCAGGAGGTCCGTCGGCTCGCAGGGGAGCAACTCTGTCAACACGGCGGAGCAAG GTATTGGTGGAAGCGCAGTTTGCCAGTCCACTGACTCAAAGAGTCCATCAACCTCTGATAATACAAATCAAAATAATATGCTTCCTCCAACCAAAGCAACTGAGAAGCCACAAAATGGCACTTCGACAGAGCAGCCTCGGCTGCGGACGCTTGGGTCCCTGACAACGAGAACGAGCAGCTGCAGTGATATCAGGAAGATTATGATGGAGGACATGCCAATGGTCTCATCCAAGGTGGAAGGTCCTAATGCCAGGAGGATCGACGGCTTCCTGTACAGGTACAAGAAAGGTGAGGACGTGAGGATAGTCTGCGTCTGCCATGGTAGCTTCCTCACTCCGGCAGAGTTTGTGAAGCACGCAGGCGGCGGAGATGTGTCGAACCCGCTTAGGCATATCGTTGTCAACCCCTCGCCGTTCTCCTGA